AAGAAGTCCCTTGAGGAAGTTTGGGCTGACTCTAAAATAACTActtcaaattcttttataacACAATCATGAATGGTTTATTAACTAGTATGAGTACTTCAAagtatgtatataaatagtaTTGGAGTTGTTCTCATGACCAaggaatatttaaattatatagcACCTATGCAATTACGAATTGaaatttacattttttatGATCTATAGGAGttcattttattgataCTGGGAGAGACGAGTGTTACGTTGACACAGTTATACATTTGGTAGGATGGTTATTATATTAACcctattaaaaaataaaaagaaagtaaGCACTCACGGAGGGGGTCGAACCCTCAATCTTCTGATTAGAAGTCAGACGCGTTGCCATTACGCCACGCGAGCTTAATTTCTTGCTTGcaatttgtttaattttagtATAAACTTATTTATAGGgttaaatttttagattTCCAGAGATTTAAGTACTGGGTTCTTGCCTTTTGAGTGAAATTTAGTAATCTTTTGGTGTATTCTCAGCattaaatctaataatgtatatattataattaattgataattaatttaataaataagttatagtaaataaatataaataaataacatGTAAGGAAATACCGAAAAATGATGTTTCGCATTTTCTATGTATGTGCATGATTAATGACATAAAAATTTAGGCCAGCATAAAACTTAAATCCTCGATAATTTATGCCTTGtcatttttgattttgtttaAAGCAGAACCAGCCTTGAACCATTCAATTTGTTCCTCATTGAATGTATGAGTTAATGGACAGTCCCAAGCTTCGCCACTCTTTGGATGAACTCTCATTGTTACAATCTTACCTGGAGCTAATTCAGCTAAACCTAAAATGTCGATCTTGTCATCTGGGTTGATCTTGTCATAGTCAGCTGTATTCTTGAAGTTTAATGGTAATAGACCTTGTTTCTTCAAGTTGGTTTCGTGGATTCTAGCAAATGATTTTGTAATTATAGCAAATGCACCCAAGAATCTTGGTTCTAAAGCAGCGTGTTCACGAGAAGAACCTTCACCGAAATTTTCATCACCGATTACAACCCACTTATGGTTAGTGTCTCTGTAGTCTCTTGCGGTGTCTGGAACACCTTTATATTCACCAGTGTAAACATTCTTAACAGAGTTAGCCTTCTTGTTTTCAGCGTTGATAGCACCAATCATATAGTTATTAGAAATGTTTTCCAAATGACCTCTGTACTTCAACCATGGACCAGCCATAGAAATATGGTCAGTAGTGGTCTTACCTAAAgctttaattaaaataggCATGTTCAAAGCATCTTTACCATCCCAAGGAGCAAATGGTTGTAATAATTGCAAACGGTCAGATGTTGGAGAAACTTTCACGGTGACTTTGGCACGTTCTTGTGGTGGTGCTTGATAAGTATTCTCACCTGGATCGTAACCATTAACTGGTAAACCTACACCAGATGGTGGTTTCAACAAAAATTCGTTACCATCTTTatcctttaatttatcagtTAATGGATTGAATCTTAAATCACCTGCAATTGCAAAAGCAGTTGTAATCTCAGGAGAGGCAACAAAAGAATGGGTATCTGGGTTACCGTCATTTCTTGAGGTGAAATTTCTGTTGAATGATGAGACGATTGTATTCTTATCACCTTTCTTGATATCTTTACGATCCCATTGGCCAATACATGGACCACAAGCGTTAGCTAAAACGGTACCAccaaattcttcaaaagttGCTAATTGACCATCTCTTTGGATAGTAGCTCTAATTTGTTCAGAACCTGGTGTAACAGTGAAAATAGATTTGGATTTCAAACCATGTTTAGCTGCATCTTTAACAATAGAAGCAGCACGAGACATATCTTCATAAGAAGAATTGGTACAAGAACCGATTAAACCGACTTTCACCTCTAATGGCCAGTTGTTCTTAACTGCAACGTCCTTCATCTTTGAGATTGGAGTGGCTAAATCTGGAGTAAATGGACCATTAACATATGGTTCCAAAGTGTtcaaatcaatttcaataacttCATCATATTCAGCACCTTTATCAGCCGATAATAAATCACCTTTATATAATTGTGCAAATTCAGCAATCTTATTACGTTTTGTTGCATCTAAGTAATCAACCATTGATTTATTGAATGGGAAAACAGATGTAGTAGCACCGATTTCGGCACCCATATTACAAATGGTACCCATACCGGTAGCACTGAAAGTATCAACACCTTCACCAAAATATTCGACAATTTTACCTGTACCACCTTTAACAGTTGTGATACCTGCTAATTTTAAGATTATATCCTTTGGAGAAGTCCAGCCGTTCATTTTACCTGTTAATTTAACACCTAAAATCTTTGGAGCTTTTAATTCCCATGCTAAGTTACTCATAACATCAACTGCATCAGCACCACCAACACCAATGGCCAATTGACCTAACCCACCTGCATTTGGAGTATGTGAATCAGTACCAATGATCAAAGCACCTGGGAAAGCATAATTTTCCAAGACAATTTGATGAATAATACCGGAACCTGGTTTCCAGAAACccatattatattttgcaGTAGAAGAGGCTAAGAAATCGTAaacttctttatttaaGTCAATAGCtcttttcaaatctttATCACCACCAATTTGAGcttgaattaaatgatcACAATGAACAGTGACTGGTTTTGCAACTTCAGGTAAACCAGCAGACATGAATTGTAGAATAGCCATTTGTGCAGTGGCATCCTGACAAGCTACTCTATCTGGTCTTAATTTTAAGTAAGAAGTACCtctaataatttcttgttCATGTGGTTTATCTAAATGACCATATAAGATCTTTTCGGCATAAGTTAATGGTCTatttaatctttttctAACAATATCAACATATTCTAGATTTTGtttataattgataaaagaatgatcttctaataaattttgattaacTTTAGAATCTCTTGTTAAACTCGATTTAATAGCAGTTGAAGAAAAGTTTCTTGATGCATTACTGCTAACATGCTTCCTTAGGACAGAACGTGCAGataacattattaattattattattattaatctgtgtttttttcttgtcTAAGTTATCcttcttatttttttatacAGATTTAAAATGTCCaaaagtaaataataaaaaaagggGAAAAAACTgttatgaatatattatatataaattaattaaaaaaccAATAGAATTATTATCTAATCGTTCTTATTCTCTCAGTTCAATCAACACAGGAACAAAACaactataataatttattttatgttttttttctCAATTTAATTccaacaaataaatatattatacgttcgttaatatatatatatacatatactAGCACTTCtctttaaattaaaatttaaaagttattatttattgttagATGCGAATATAAAACGGTTAATTTGAGCCGGCGAACAATAGGATTAGCAATTAAcccttatatatatagaaatataatattaaagattgtgtaattcatttttgtGTAACATTTcgtattaatattaatacttAATATTAACAAAACCGAACCGGACCCTCCCCCACTACGAAGTCTGCCTAGAACCTACCAAAGAAACTCGTTCACTGAAGAGTTGCATATGCATATGCATATATGTACAGATGAGATTGACTACTATTACTATGTCTTACTATGTCTTACTATGGTAATTCCTTACTTAGTGCATTAGGgaaattggaaaaaatcACAAAAACCACACAGAAAACACATCACGCACACCGTTTTTCTCCGACCTTTATTTTTGTGTTTCTTGTATTCGATTGGAGAAGATTGGCCCAATTAACTGTTTTACAATTTTCAATATGGTGATGGTGATGAGAGAGAACGGTTCATTGGACAGGGCAATTTGGCTGATTTTCTGACTTTCTGCTTTTACTGGATGgcttttttaattgtagACAATGCCATTTGTTTAGAAACCGTGTAATATTGAGAGTAAGAGAGAATGGCCCGTATGAAAACCAGGAAGGAAAATCGGGATTTAACTGATTTAGGGTCATCTGATCTGAAGATACACTTGCTCTTGGTGGTTCTTGGTGGCTCGCTTGTTCTTTGAATTGCATGCTTTTTGATTGGCCCTGTGCAAGCATTGTAGTGATGTGGGGCGTTTATTTGTGTAGTTTATCTATGTGGGTAAAGCAGACGCATGGAGCGTCGGAGGGAAACGAGTGAGATCTCTGTTCAATTCATCCGAGGAGTCTCTGAGTCtttctctctctctctcgTAAGAACGTGACGTgactttcttttttttaatttggTTCAATTAAATGGCCGTAGAGGATCACTTTTGTTGTGTTTTATTGTTGCTTGTTTGTATGTTCTACACTTTGCCCACTGCCAGTCGCTCTCTCTGGAGCTTTTCCCCCGCGAGACCTCCCCTCCCCCTCCACTGTTCCAGAAGCACCGTTCTCATAGCTCGTTCGTGTATGCGAGCGTTGACGGTGTTGTTGACGGTAGTGCCTTTGCACTGGCACATTGTAATCACGTTTTTTAATTGGTCATTGattttctattttcttGACTTGCTTGTTTTCTAACCTTGTAGATTTCTTTCTCACTCGCTCTCTctaaaaaaagagaaaactAAGATATCCGATGTTCGGATATTCAAATATCAGATCATGTGATGGCACAATGTGCTTTTTTCTGTTAAGCACGTGTGGATGTCCACGGTCCGGGTTATGTGTTGTGGAAGGTTCAGATAGTTTGTATTGTGTCGGAAAAAGGTGACACAAACAGAAAACTCTGACATCTCCATATCCAcacctatatatatatatatatatatatctgtaGATATCTGTATATGTCTGTCGGTTTGTACGCAAATATGTACttctatttattttcttttaccATAGAAGTCAACTAATATCACAACTTCACAACATGAAATTGCCTTTAGTGTTTCTAGTTTCAAGTTTGTTACACTTAGTAAGGTCTAGGGCAccattaaattcaaatatcaCAAAATTACCAAGTAATGAAGCACCGTATATGaatatctttaataatGGCACAAGGGGATACGTTGGGGATAAATCAAGACAGACGCCTTTCCCACAATGGTTGGCTGATTTTACTGGTTTATCTGAATGGCCAGGTTTGAACCCACCTTATATACCATTGGATTTCATTGATTTCAATAAGATTCCAAATATACCACGTTATGGACAATCTGAATGCAATTCAAGAAGGAAACAACTTTTGAACAATAAAGACGTTTGTTCTTTCGATTGTGACGCTTGTGTTGAAAAAGATGACATCTTCACTTGTCCAAAATTATCGCAGACTTTCGATGATGGTCCATCGTTTGCCACTGAATCGTTGTTGAATCATATTAAGAATAAATCGACGTTTTTCAATTTGGGgattaatattattaattttccAAGTATTTACCAAAAAATGATGGATAGAGGTCATCTAATTGGAACTCATACTTGGTCACATCCATATCTAccaaatttatcaaatgaagatattatCGCTGAGATAGAATGGTCAATTTGGGCAATGAATGCAACTGGTCATCATTTACCAAGATATTTTAGGCCCCCATACGGTGGAATAGATAATAGAGTACGATCGATCACTAGACAATTCGGTTTACAAGCAGTATTATGGGACCATGATACTTTTGACTGGAGATTAGTGGGAAGCAATAACTCAAGACATACAGAACgtgatatatataaaagtgTAATAAATTGGATTAGGAAGAAGACAGGACTAATTTTGGAACATGATGGTGCATTCAAGACCGTTGAGATTGCTAAAAATATCTACGATTTAATTGGCCCTGATCAATTAAATGTTGCAGAATGTGTAGGTGGTACTCCATACTTGAAAACTTTTCCTTCTTAATGCCTTAGAAACTTCACAAGAACATGACAGTTTCTTAAtttctatttttaattacttTAAAATACACAtcacaatatttttttcttcttacTAAAATAAGGggaaaaaaagataattttaaaattcatTGTTTAGTTCAAAGGAAACGAAAACTTATCTTCAATTACaacttattaaaataattaaatgcGTACTTTAAATTatgtataatatatttctatataaaataatccATAGATtagtattatattttttattttaaagatgttACTAATCTTCTTTCGTCACTACTATCCAGTTTCAATAACATTGAGATTACTGGTAATAGTTGATTTCTTTGATCTTTGTGTTCTAAGAATCCTAGTAAAacattcttcaaatatGCAAGTTTCTCATTTAATTCGGATTCTTTCTCAACGGATGAGGGAACAGTGGTCAATACGTTTACATTAGCTTTTGGCGGGTTATTGTTCAGTGCCGAAACAGAAACACTGGAGTTAGATCTGCTAGTTCTGTTTGATTCTCCAACTTTTTCCTCTTTCAATGTACTCAGTTGATTAGAAATTGTTCTATAATTCTTAGTGATTCGATCAagttttttgtttaaatcATTGTTCAAGGACAtcaattcatcatttgatTCTTGTAGATCTCTGACTTTCTTATCTGATTTTAATAACGACTCTTTTAAGTTTGATGTCACTCTTTCTAACTCTCCAGAGTCATTGCTTTGATGATCATGCTGGATTTTAATATCCTTATTCAAAGCATTAATGGTTTCAATCTCAGATAATAACTGTTTTTCACGCAATCGTAATGCATGGATTTCTGTATTAAGTTCATCACTAGcttttttccaattttgaATCTCTCTGCTAGTTCTACTATCTTGTAATTCCATATCAGActgaattttatttttttcttctagAACTCTTTCAAGTTTATGTTTTATATCGACAAATTTAGATTCTTCGTTATTCTGAGCATCAGATAATAATCTACGCATAGTGGCAGCTTCTCTTGTCTTATCTTGGATTATATTAgcatattcatttatttcatcttctaaattgatattattcttttttgtagcttcttttaatttaaaagtCAACTCTTCGCATTGTCTTTGAATCAATTCAACTTGATCATTTGAATTGGACTTTAAGCTTTGAATACtatcatatttttcttgcAAAACTGATAATCTTTCAGATAGTTTACCATTTTCCTTGATATAATTCTCAAATGAAGCAGAACTGTTAGTTACAGAAGTTTTTAACtcattattttgttttattaagTTATCTGATGACACCTTCAATTGTtcgttttcttttttcaatgaatcAAATAACGTTTTGGTCGACTTTTCATCTTCAGtatatttcttaatttgGTTTTCTAAATATGTGATtgtcttttctttttgaacTAAATTagttttcaattgattttctGATTTTTTCAACACAGCCAGCTCCTTCAATTGAACGTTTAgaacattattatcattctTTAACTTTGTTATTGTTACGTTGCTCTGGCTAATTGCTTGCTCGTGTGCAGTCCTTTGCTCATTTAATTTGCTGATGTTTTTCTTTAGATCAGTTATATCATCTTGatatttcttaattgaTGCCTCTaattcatcttctttattctTGAAATCCTTCAATAAAACCTCTTTCTCTTTATGTACTTCATCTAATTCAGCTCTCAAAGTATTGGAATCACCCGCATTattttcttgtaatttctttaattcaTCCTTAGCTTCAACTAATTCGTTACCTACATCACGAAGCATTTCTCTAACTTCCTCAACTTCATCTGTTTTTCCCTTCAGGTTTGCCTTTGTCTTAGTTAGTTCGTCTTGCAGACTTAAATGctctttttttaaatttggtAAGGTCTCTGACTGTATCTTATCATTTTCTGATTTTAACTCTTCAAATTTAAGTTTAATATCTTCACATTGTTTATGACCTTCTTTAAAGTCATTaaattctttcaataaaCTCTTGTATTCTTCATTATCCATGTCTTTCGAACCTGGAGCTGATTTTTCTTCAGCTACAAAAGAAGtatattcttctttttgatttgcaggtttcttcttgtttttcttgtttttcttcttcttacCGTTAGTGGAATTGGATTCATTTACATTAGAGATACTAGCTTGTTCTGTGTTCAATGGTGAAGATACGttgtcattatttttagtattttCAGTATTTTCAAGATCACTTAACTTTCTCTTAAGTCCATTAATTTCCATATCCtttgatttaattgattctTCGTAACTAGCTAtcttgatattattttcttttaattccGAAGTTAATTTATCTTCCTTTTTAGATTTTTCGTATAATTCAGTCTTTTGATTCTCGATTATAGtatctttttcttcaagATCTTTGGTTAACTTAGAAGTCTGGTCACGTTGCGTTTTAACGGTTGTCTTATGTTCTTCGCATTCTTTTTTTAGATCCTCTAATTCTTCAGTTAACTTATCgatttgattttgaagagCATCACTACCTGTGTGGTGTTTTTCATGTGAAACTTCAGCATTCAATGAGGCATCTTTAGTTGAAGTATTGTTAGATTGTAGTGCTGAtagttttttaatttcatcatttaaCATCGCAGTTTtgtcatttatatttttaaaaaaggAAGGAAGAGAGTCGAGATCATCAATACTTGAAATTGGAGTATTTTCCATTAAAACTTTCTCGACATCTTGAAACTTTTcacttttaattttttcattcttATAAGCTTGAAGTAATAAAGGGTATTTttgttcatatttttcaaatttacgTAATTTAGTTTGAACTTCCTTTGGCAACCCACTATTATCATCTACAAACTGTTCTACTGAAGAATTGAGATCATCAGATAACCCTTTCGAGATCTCATCCGAAATATTCTTACCCAACTGGGATAATTGTTTAAACATAGTGCCACTGTGTTTTCCCagttcaaaaaaataaaaatttctaCCGGCCTAATCACTAAGCCCAAATGTCAAGTTAGTATCTTTTGTTTAttagtatatatttattatgtcacaatatcatttgaaacaatttACTCAATAATATACATACTAAATTATAAAAGTTAGGTAAACATTTATTAGCCGTTCTGATTTTTCATAATTAAGAGACATTTCAATcgaatgaaaaaaaaaaaacactCTCTTACAGCCTTCACTTTACCCGCCCATTTTCAAATAGGCCCCAGTGATATGAATTTAAAGTGTCTAGTGTCTAATGCCAGAGCTATGTATGATATATGATGTTAATGAATCAATCAAATATAGTATTGTcatgatttatataatattattattgcaacttgttttattatattattttttgaaatattagtATTCTATACTACATATATTCTACTATTATATACAATTTTTTGTAGAGAGAGTGTTACATTCGATCAACAATTGTAATGTCTACATTATgtcaaattttttaaatttgatttatcagGTATGTTTTTTCTTGCACTCTTGATCAAAGtgaagatttatttttttaattattttaatgatttttttatgaTATCTTTAATATAGGAAATTTTAATTGGAAACTTGTATATTCCGTGTTTGTGCAGtacttttgaaattgttaattCATGTCAGGTTATTTCTTGACGTATCTTACGTAATTGTTACATTATATTACGACTTTCTACTAGCTTTAGAAATTATTGAACTGTCTGCTCTTGGctcaattaataaagaaagtTCGTATTGGCGCTCAATATGAGGCACATTTAGCTATTTTTTCTTGGATATAGTTATAAACTTCTGGGacttttgataaattatacTGGTTTTtcttaaatttaattatttcatttgtaatatcaaaaattttcGATCTCTTTtggaaatttaaaattagcTGATCATGATCTAAAAAGTCTGGATTGCCAGTGACTATAAATGTCAAATCAGATAAGAATATACCAAAAAATGGTATACAAGGTGTTGACTTATTAATGGATTTTAACGCATCTCTATagtttgaaaaatttttgcTGCTATTCATCAGTTCATTCAACTTTTTTAACCTAGCAATATAATTAGACTGAACTAACTTCCATGTTTTCGACAATCGATAAATTGAGGATGAATAAAGGGCAGATATGATAGCCGTTACTGCTGAAAAGTCTTTCATTTTATGACAATTATCAGCAACATCAATGAAAAACtctatcaattttttaCGTTTCTTTATATCAGATTTTTCAACTATGGAATATGAAACAAAATTTGTTAACGTATTTgcaaaacaaataaaatcacttatatttttcgaacacttatttttattatcacaCCATATTCTGTCAATACAATCAGATGCAGAAATTGCTGAATAAAGTTCTTCTCCCATAATTGTAAGTTGAGTGCTAAATACATAAGGATCCATCTCATACAGGCTTAATCTTTTTCCTAATTTAAATCTTGCGATGTTCACAATTGGTGAAtgagaaaaagaattttcGATTTCATTACGTCTGTCTGTCGCAAAATTTGTTATCTTGGATGTATCGGtatgaatattttcaacaaaAAATCTATTGTCTTCTTCCTCgtaaaaattttttaatagcTCAATCTCTCTTTTTTCAGTTACACCTTGATTTTTACAAATATCCAGATATATGTCCcttaaatttgatgaacCTGGTATATTCTCATAAACAgtaaaattaacaaatttgaaaaataaattattagcATCATCATTCATGATATGCGAATCGAAATAGGCGGCAGTCCAAAAATTCgaaaagaataataataaaatcttAACTATGTTTACTTTGGTTTCAAACGATTTTCCTTGTAACCATTTGTTGTATTCATCATAATTTAGACCATCTGGAGCTTCTTGATTATATCTGTAAATTAAAGACAATAAAAACTCTTTTATTCTTTCAGGAATTCTCGAACTacctttttttttgaaaatagtCTTAACcgttaataaaaatattaatatgaACCGTGTGTCTATAAATTGGTGGTTCGCCAAATGTTCTACTAAAGCAATAATTGGACCACCTCTAATTCTGTCACGGTTAtctaaaattaattcaCGTTCATAATCTAATTGTAAAAACCATGAATAATTCTTCTGCTCTTCCAGTACTTTATTAATGTCCTTAGAGTTATCATCTGGTAATAAAGAGGTGtcattaaatgaaaacCAATTTGCTTCAGTAACTTCATCTTTTGTTAGTTCTTTTAGTAAATCGTTTTTCATTGTTCTGGCAGCATAATTCAATAGTAATTCTCTTTCTTGTATTAATTTACCTATATAAACGCAACAATGAGAGGCCAATTTGGCGTATTGTTGACAAGAACTTTTCGAAACTTTTGTATAATCTGAAAAGGCAATGTCATTGTTCTCAACGTCTCTTTCTACTAGAGTCTGGTATAATTCGTTACCTTCTAAAGATTTGCTCCAGGTTTGACTTGACAACCTAGGTTCATAAAAATCAGGATCATGGTTTGGTTTCATTGAATTAAAAGTGTATGGGTCATTCAATGTAATTTGCTGTGCACacattataatttttgtaataatattgtgCAGTGATTGTTTGATGTCAAAAAAATCGATTAACAGGTCAGAGATGACTTCGACTGATTGTAGTAAAAAATCTCTAGTTTCCATGtccaaatttaatttaaagtCATATTCGCTATCAACGTCATTTACTATATCAGAATTACTCGATCTTGACTCCAAGGAGTTATTACTGTTGCggttatcattattaataaaatcatcCACAATGACTAACAAATTATAGAAGAAGGATAGATCTAATAATTCTAATAGACCAATTAGTGATAAATTCGaattaaattcatcatATGCCTTCAGGTTAATTTCTAAATCTCTTTTAATTGATTGTGGTTCATCAAGAATATTGATGTGTTCACTATCATGTGCAAAGACCTTATCGTTAATTTGATTGGCTCTCCTTGTAGCTTCTTCTAAAGTTTCTctatttaatgaatatattttttttggagTTGCTACAGATGAAGACTTTGTAGAGTTAATCGAGGAGATGAGTGAACCTCTTGTCATTGTTGAAAATCTCATTGATTTCGATTGGTTTTGATAACTATTCCTTTTAGAATTATCGGTCATTGAAAACTGTtcatttgatttaattgaGAATGGATTGATCCATGACCCGCCATGGAAAGAATCTTTGAGAAACCTCGGTACAATTTGTGGCAATTTCACtaaattgtttaatttcTCTAGGGTTGTTTCGAAATGTTCCATGTCATAGTCCATATCGGATGTACTAGAATCAACgctatatttattcaaagtTATTAATCTGAAGAGAAATTTAAGGAGCATTGTCAGCTCTTCCAATTCAGTTTTTATTATGATTGCTATTTGGCCTGACCCGTAATATAATTGTTCTTCATCGTTTTCCCTTTCATTGTTCGAATTCGctgaatttaaatataatgacatgtttaatgatattttaccTATTAGAAATGTGATTTTCCTTAACGTTATTCTAATGTTTCTTTTAAGacttttgtaattttcCTCTGAGATATCTAAATCTTTACCTGTAATCAAGTTGAACGAGATCATGATGTGTATAAATTTGGAATGCAGTTGTTCTAGGCTTATCCACGCCACTGCAGGGTAGACTATTTCTCTGTCATTGGAATTCGCACCACTTGTGCAATCCTGAGAGtagtatttatttaatgttgTGATGTTTTCCAGTATTGCATTGTAAAGATCCTTCCATGTGGtgatatcaaatttatttctaatatatGCTGAGTCTTCAATTATTGCAGTATTCTTGGTGTCCCTTTGATTTGACTTTGTCTTCTGAAAGAGATTATTTTGCTTAAATGCAGTATTGAGTGGATTACTTTTCGAGTTGTAGAAGTTACCAGAATACGGTGATCTACTAGGACCTTTATGCAGCGCCAAGTTTGGGTCTGACGCAGATATGCGCTGGGTTCctgaatttgaattcatcGGAGAAATGAACATCCCGTCATCACTATTCCTCAACGAGTCAGCGTTATCAACATGTATCGCGTCCTCGTTATCCCTAGCAGTCTCCGTGTCTGTGTCGATTGCATGCGAAAGCGGGAAAATATTCTGGTCTTTGATGCTGTCACTGCTATGGACGCTCTTTGGAATAGTTCGCTTAGTCTGTGTCGTGTCTCTCTCGTCGATGCTCGGTATCTGCGACTTCAACTCCACTAGAGTGTTATTGTTGTGTATTAAACTGCTTGTGCCCGAGGACACGCTGTAGGACCTCCTGTTCCGGCCTGCAGAATGGTTTCTCCTGTGGATTTTCAGTGGAGCGACAAAATTGGATGGCACCCAGCCTCTGTGGACCTCCATCGGGTGGTCTGCAAGGTAGAACTTGTTTGGAAACGGCTGCACCGGCGAGTTGACGATCAGTCCATCCCACCAACCGTGTTCCAGTTTCCTTATTATGTAAATGACCTCTTTCTCCTTGAATTGAAGATATCTG
The Tetrapisispora phaffii CBS 4417 chromosome 11, complete genome DNA segment above includes these coding regions:
- the ACO1 gene encoding aconitate hydratase ACO1 (similar to Saccharomyces cerevisiae ACO1 (YLR304C); ancestral locus Anc_4.51) — translated: MLSARSVLRKHVSSNASRNFSSTAIKSSLTRDSKVNQNLLEDHSFINYKQNLEYVDIVRKRLNRPLTYAEKILYGHLDKPHEQEIIRGTSYLKLRPDRVACQDATAQMAILQFMSAGLPEVAKPVTVHCDHLIQAQIGGDKDLKRAIDLNKEVYDFLASSTAKYNMGFWKPGSGIIHQIVLENYAFPGALIIGTDSHTPNAGGLGQLAIGVGGADAVDVMSNLAWELKAPKILGVKLTGKMNGWTSPKDIILKLAGITTVKGGTGKIVEYFGEGVDTFSATGMGTICNMGAEIGATTSVFPFNKSMVDYLDATKRNKIAEFAQLYKGDLLSADKGAEYDEVIEIDLNTLEPYVNGPFTPDLATPISKMKDVAVKNNWPLEVKVGLIGSCTNSSYEDMSRAASIVKDAAKHGLKSKSIFTVTPGSEQIRATIQRDGQLATFEEFGGTVLANACGPCIGQWDRKDIKKGDKNTIVSSFNRNFTSRNDGNPDTHSFVASPEITTAFAIAGDLRFNPLTDKLKDKDGNEFLLKPPSGVGLPVNGYDPGENTYQAPPQERAKVTVKVSPTSDRLQLLQPFAPWDGKDALNMPILIKALGKTTTDHISMAGPWLKYRGHLENISNNYMIGAINAENKKANSVKNVYTGEYKGVPDTARDYRDTNHKWVVIGDENFGEGSSREHAALEPRFLGAFAIITKSFARIHETNLKKQGLLPLNFKNTADYDKINPDDKIDILGLAELAPGKIVTMRVHPKSGEAWDCPLTHTFNEEQIEWFKAGSALNKIKNDKA
- the CDA2 gene encoding chitin deacetylase CDA2 (similar to Saccharomyces cerevisiae CDA2 (YLR308W); ancestral locus Anc_4.47), translating into MKLPLVFLVSSLLHLVRSRAPLNSNITKLPSNEAPYMNIFNNGTRGYVGDKSRQTPFPQWLADFTGLSEWPGLNPPYIPLDFIDFNKIPNIPRYGQSECNSRRKQLLNNKDVCSFDCDACVEKDDIFTCPKLSQTFDDGPSFATESLLNHIKNKSTFFNLGINIINFPSIYQKMMDRGHLIGTHTWSHPYLPNLSNEDIIAEIEWSIWAMNATGHHLPRYFRPPYGGIDNRVRSITRQFGLQAVLWDHDTFDWRLVGSNNSRHTERDIYKSVINWIRKKTGLILEHDGAFKTVEIAKNIYDLIGPDQLNVAECVGGTPYLKTFPS
- the IMH1 gene encoding Imh1p (similar to Saccharomyces cerevisiae IMH1 (YLR309C); ancestral locus Anc_4.46); this encodes MFKQLSQLGKNISDEISKGLSDDLNSSVEQFVDDNSGLPKEVQTKLRKFEKYEQKYPLLLQAYKNEKIKSEKFQDVEKVLMENTPISSIDDLDSLPSFFKNINDKTAMLNDEIKKLSALQSNNTSTKDASLNAEVSHEKHHTGSDALQNQIDKLTEELEDLKKECEEHKTTVKTQRDQTSKLTKDLEEKDTIIENQKTELYEKSKKEDKLTSELKENNIKIASYEESIKSKDMEINGLKRKLSDLENTENTKNNDNVSSPLNTEQASISNVNESNSTNGKKKKNKKNKKKPANQKEEYTSFVAEEKSAPGSKDMDNEEYKSLLKEFNDFKEGHKQCEDIKLKFEELKSENDKIQSETLPNLKKEHLSLQDELTKTKANLKGKTDEVEEVREMLRDVGNELVEAKDELKKLQENNAGDSNTLRAELDEVHKEKEVLLKDFKNKEDELEASIKKYQDDITDLKKNISKLNEQRTAHEQAISQSNVTITKLKNDNNVLNVQLKELAVLKKSENQLKTNLVQKEKTITYLENQIKKYTEDEKSTKTLFDSLKKENEQLKVSSDNLIKQNNELKTSVTNSSASFENYIKENGKLSERLSVLQEKYDSIQSLKSNSNDQVELIQRQCEELTFKLKEATKKNNINLEDEINEYANIIQDKTREAATMRRLLSDAQNNEESKFVDIKHKLERVLEEKNKIQSDMELQDSRTSREIQNWKKASDELNTEIHALRLREKQLLSEIETINALNKDIKIQHDHQSNDSGELERVTSNLKESLLKSDKKVRDLQESNDELMSLNNDLNKKLDRITKNYRTISNQLSTLKEEKVGESNRTSRSNSSVSVSALNNNPPKANVNVLTTVPSSVEKESELNEKLAYLKNVLLGFLEHKDQRNQLLPVISMLLKLDSSDERRLVTSLK